The following proteins are encoded in a genomic region of Enoplosus armatus isolate fEnoArm2 chromosome 11, fEnoArm2.hap1, whole genome shotgun sequence:
- the ppp2r3b gene encoding serine/threonine-protein phosphatase 2A regulatory subunit B'' subunit beta isoform X2, with the protein MPSPQVLQPVLKMKVDELFLNWLSDPATQSLLKDYLDLIKSGRHIDMSSGEAQDKRLLTFNENNNVASQKNLAEKKPAPLSTPSSPPSASTLPSGSSSNTRVTGPNGRVLRRSVSTKKQAQVRTQEPVNTALSESIPKFYFPLGRPQANLNIDSLISKIEKIFSQFPNERATIEDMGQVAKACECPLYWKMPLFCSAGGDRTGFVSVHKFVAMWRKTLQTCHDDASKFVHLLAKPGCNYLEQDDFIPFLQDVVNSHAGLAFLKEAPDFHSRYITTVIQRIFYNVNRSWTGKITCSELRKSNFLQNVALLEQEEDVNQLTEFFSYEHFYVIYCKFWELDTDHDLYIDQKDLAQHNDQALSHKMIERIFSGTVTRDRRVYKEGRLSYADFVWFLISEEDKKTDTSIEYWFRCMDMDGDGVLSMYELEYFYEEQCQKLETMAIEPLPFEDCLCQMLDLVKPEVEGKITLRDLKRCKLSHIFFDTFFNIEKYLDHEQKDPFSVIREVETDGQEVSDWEKYAAEEYDILVAEEAANDQCNDVYDNPLSPLGQHISSDLGLTKRHFFEIPSPHCNLDLDEYEYEDDFE; encoded by the exons ATGCCGTCACCACAAGTCCTCCAGCCAGTTCTTAAAATGAAGGTGGATGAGCTCTTCCTAAACTGGTTGAGTGATCCTGCAACCCAGTCACTACTCAAAGATTATCTTGACCTAATCAAAAGTGGACGACACATTGATATGAGCAGTGGGGAGGCCCAGGACAAAAGGTTGTTGACCTTCAATGAGAATAACAATGTGGCATCCCAAAAGAACCTGGCAGAGAAGAAGCCTGCTCCCCTCAGTACTCCCTCCAGCCCCCCATCGGCCAGTACCTTGCCCTCTGGCAGTAGCAGTAATACCAGAGTGACTGGACCCAATGGCAGAGTACTACGGAGGTCTGTCAGCACAAAAAAG CAG gCCCAGGTGAGGACGCAGGAGCCCGTCAACACAGCGTTGAGTGAAAGCATTCCAAAGTTTTACTTCCCACTGGGCCGGCCCCAAGCCAACCTCAACATCGACAGCCTCATTTccaaaattgagaaaatattttcccaaTTCCCAAATGAAAGGGCCACCATTGAGGACATGGGGCAGGTTGCCAAG GCCTGTGAGTGTCCTCTTTACTGGAAAATGCCATTGTTCTGCTCGGCTGGAGGCGACAGGACCGGCTTCGTGTCCGTTCACAAGTTTGTGGCTATGTGGAGAAA aACTCTGCAGACCTGTCACGATGACGCTTCTAAATTTGTGCACCTCTTGGCCAAGCCTGGCTGTAATTACCTGGAACAAGACGACTTTATTCCATTCCTGCAG GATGTGGTGAACTCGCACGCAGGCCTGGCCTTTCTAAAGGAGGCACCGGACTTTCACTCACGATACATCACCACG GTGATTCAGAGGATATTCTACAATGTGAATCGGTCATGGACTGGAAAGATAACATGTTCTGAGCTCAGGAAAAGTAACTTTCTTCAG AATGTGGCGTTGCTAGAGCAGGAAGAGGACGTGAACCAGCTGACAGAGTTCTTCTCCTATGAACATTTTTATGTCATCTACTGCAAGTTCTGGGAGCTGGACACTGACCATGACCTCTACATAGACCAGAAGGACCTGGCACAGCACAATGACCAAG CCCTCTCCCATAAGATGATTGAGAGAATATTCTCAGGAACAGTAACAAg AGACAGACGGGTGTATAAAGAAGGGCGGCTGAGTTATGCTGACTTTGTCTGGTTCCTCATCTCTGAGGAGGACAAGAAGACTGACACCAG TATAGAGTACTGGTTCCGCTGCATGGACATGGATGGGGACGGGGTGCTCAGCATGTACGAGCTGGAGTACTTCTATGAGGAGCAGTGTCAGAAGCTGGAGACCATGGCTATTGAGCCTCTTCCCTTCGAGGACTGCCTCTGCCAAATGCTGGACCTTGTCAAGCCTGAGGTCGAAG GTAAGATCACTCTGCGGGACCTTAAAAGGTGCAAGTTGTCCCACATTTTCTTCGACACCTTCTTCAACATAGAGAAGTACCTGGACCACGAGCAGAAGGACCCATTCTCTGTTATAAGG GAGGTGGAGACAGACGGCCAGGAGGTCTCAGACTGGGAGAAATATGCTGCAGAGGAGTACGACATCCTAGTGGCTGAGGAGGCTGCCAACGATCAGTGCAACGACGT GTATGATAATCCTTTGAGCCCTTTAGGGCAGCACATCTCCAGTGACCTGGGTCTGACAAAGAGACACTTCTTTGAGATCCCAAGTCCACACTGCAACCTGGACCTggatgaatatgaatatgaagatGACTTTGAATGA
- the ppp2r3b gene encoding serine/threonine-protein phosphatase 2A regulatory subunit B'' subunit beta isoform X1, producing the protein MPSPQVLQPVLKMKVDELFLNWLSDPATQSLLKDYLDLIKSGRHIDMSSGEAQDKRLLTFNENNNVASQKNLAEKKPAPLSTPSSPPSASTLPSGSSSNTRVTGPNGRVLRRSVSTKKAQVRTQEPVNTALSESIPKFYFPLGRPQANLNIDSLISKIEKIFSQFPNERATIEDMGQVAKACECPLYWKMPLFCSAGGDRTGFVSVHKFVAMWRKTLQTCHDDASKFVHLLAKPGCNYLEQDDFIPFLQDVVNSHAGLAFLKEAPDFHSRYITTVIQRIFYNVNRSWTGKITCSELRKSNFLQNVALLEQEEDVNQLTEFFSYEHFYVIYCKFWELDTDHDLYIDQKDLAQHNDQALSHKMIERIFSGTVTRDRRVYKEGRLSYADFVWFLISEEDKKTDTSIEYWFRCMDMDGDGVLSMYELEYFYEEQCQKLETMAIEPLPFEDCLCQMLDLVKPEVEGKITLRDLKRCKLSHIFFDTFFNIEKYLDHEQKDPFSVIREVETDGQEVSDWEKYAAEEYDILVAEEAANDQCNDVYDNPLSPLGQHISSDLGLTKRHFFEIPSPHCNLDLDEYEYEDDFE; encoded by the exons ATGCCGTCACCACAAGTCCTCCAGCCAGTTCTTAAAATGAAGGTGGATGAGCTCTTCCTAAACTGGTTGAGTGATCCTGCAACCCAGTCACTACTCAAAGATTATCTTGACCTAATCAAAAGTGGACGACACATTGATATGAGCAGTGGGGAGGCCCAGGACAAAAGGTTGTTGACCTTCAATGAGAATAACAATGTGGCATCCCAAAAGAACCTGGCAGAGAAGAAGCCTGCTCCCCTCAGTACTCCCTCCAGCCCCCCATCGGCCAGTACCTTGCCCTCTGGCAGTAGCAGTAATACCAGAGTGACTGGACCCAATGGCAGAGTACTACGGAGGTCTGTCAGCACAAAAAAG gCCCAGGTGAGGACGCAGGAGCCCGTCAACACAGCGTTGAGTGAAAGCATTCCAAAGTTTTACTTCCCACTGGGCCGGCCCCAAGCCAACCTCAACATCGACAGCCTCATTTccaaaattgagaaaatattttcccaaTTCCCAAATGAAAGGGCCACCATTGAGGACATGGGGCAGGTTGCCAAG GCCTGTGAGTGTCCTCTTTACTGGAAAATGCCATTGTTCTGCTCGGCTGGAGGCGACAGGACCGGCTTCGTGTCCGTTCACAAGTTTGTGGCTATGTGGAGAAA aACTCTGCAGACCTGTCACGATGACGCTTCTAAATTTGTGCACCTCTTGGCCAAGCCTGGCTGTAATTACCTGGAACAAGACGACTTTATTCCATTCCTGCAG GATGTGGTGAACTCGCACGCAGGCCTGGCCTTTCTAAAGGAGGCACCGGACTTTCACTCACGATACATCACCACG GTGATTCAGAGGATATTCTACAATGTGAATCGGTCATGGACTGGAAAGATAACATGTTCTGAGCTCAGGAAAAGTAACTTTCTTCAG AATGTGGCGTTGCTAGAGCAGGAAGAGGACGTGAACCAGCTGACAGAGTTCTTCTCCTATGAACATTTTTATGTCATCTACTGCAAGTTCTGGGAGCTGGACACTGACCATGACCTCTACATAGACCAGAAGGACCTGGCACAGCACAATGACCAAG CCCTCTCCCATAAGATGATTGAGAGAATATTCTCAGGAACAGTAACAAg AGACAGACGGGTGTATAAAGAAGGGCGGCTGAGTTATGCTGACTTTGTCTGGTTCCTCATCTCTGAGGAGGACAAGAAGACTGACACCAG TATAGAGTACTGGTTCCGCTGCATGGACATGGATGGGGACGGGGTGCTCAGCATGTACGAGCTGGAGTACTTCTATGAGGAGCAGTGTCAGAAGCTGGAGACCATGGCTATTGAGCCTCTTCCCTTCGAGGACTGCCTCTGCCAAATGCTGGACCTTGTCAAGCCTGAGGTCGAAG GTAAGATCACTCTGCGGGACCTTAAAAGGTGCAAGTTGTCCCACATTTTCTTCGACACCTTCTTCAACATAGAGAAGTACCTGGACCACGAGCAGAAGGACCCATTCTCTGTTATAAGG GAGGTGGAGACAGACGGCCAGGAGGTCTCAGACTGGGAGAAATATGCTGCAGAGGAGTACGACATCCTAGTGGCTGAGGAGGCTGCCAACGATCAGTGCAACGACGT GTATGATAATCCTTTGAGCCCTTTAGGGCAGCACATCTCCAGTGACCTGGGTCTGACAAAGAGACACTTCTTTGAGATCCCAAGTCCACACTGCAACCTGGACCTggatgaatatgaatatgaagatGACTTTGAATGA